A window of Macrotis lagotis isolate mMagLag1 chromosome 1, bilby.v1.9.chrom.fasta, whole genome shotgun sequence genomic DNA:
TCCATGCAGAGTCTTCCATGGAATAACAAGgattatagatatgtatatgcctatgtatgtacatgtaatcatattatattattattattatatcaagcATATAATGTAGTCTTTCTTGATTGTCATGATATTCAGGCCTACATGAAGCCTATAGTGGAATAAAGCATGACACATTTGGGACAGTTCAGTCTTAACAATATCCCCTATGTTATAACAATAATGATGCCAAAATGCAATCTTGGAGGGTTTTCTATTACTTACGATTTCTGAAACATTGATCTGAGAACATAATTTACTGCAGAATCAATAATCTCAATGCCTAGGTAGTTTAAGATTGAAGGAACATCCTTGCCTGAATTTTCATCAGAATCAGATGACTTCTCACCTAGAACCCAAAGAATTGCTTCAGTCATTTGGaagaaatgacaataatattAGAATTATGATCTCTCTGATATTGTTATCTGTATCATAGAATCTAGAATGTAGattttaaatgagaagattcttGGAATAATGAAGAGAAATGTTGACCTGGAAGAAACCTTGGAAAGTATGTTACACTAAA
This region includes:
- the LOC141505981 gene encoding uncharacterized protein C5orf46 homolog — its product is MGASAHHMMMVIGLLTLILPSHAGEKSSDSDENSGKDVPSILNYLGIEIIDSAVNYVLRSMFQKSGFTEEEEKSKKDE